A region of the Conger conger chromosome 6, fConCon1.1, whole genome shotgun sequence genome:
TTCCATGCTAGAGGAACACCCTCTTATCCCTCCTACTATGTTAAGATTTCATGGGGTCTAATTGAgtccaacagtttaaataaacacacaattattgtaatagaaatattttgacactttggttgTCGTCTTCTTATTGTTAGCAAAAATACCAGCCTTTCatccataaatattaaaaatctttcaaaaacatctaattttagaacctaaggtacagtaagtgaaagtttgccACCTGTATGGGAatgtgccaccagaatcatccgcaTAGAAAtcagagataaaaataaaaatggttgtatattttctttcattttatataGTTACAGACGGTCAAaataaccccacacaacacatttgtatgcaaagttggtacagcaTAGCAGTATGTGTATTGCATGCTcaccatttaatcccaccaaattagaaaattagaaaaatcatacagtatcctATGCCCTGCCAGCCCCATAGTAAATGTACTGTTAATTCCAGACAGTGTTGCCATCTTGTTACTGGCCACTAGGTGGCAGGTAGTAATAGCAGGacactactgatgcaactgaTGCATTTTCTATGCCTCTATCTGAAGACTTCAGGTGAACGTAAAGacacaataggtaagatttttaagttgaaacattgttgcaagactattgtaaatcccttcttaaCACTGAAAACGTCTCACAGACATTGACAAATGTTGACAAATGTTGACAATTGAAGGCCCGACACTcaaccaaaacattgcataactgcaataattcaagctcattcatcgaaaattggttctaattgccatagccaatggcgtttcaacgtcgtCGCCtatacagagaagggggagggataaacagtgttgtggtttgaaggcgtttgttgctgctatttctcttttgaccgttagaagtccgaaatgaccaattgtacctttaagtatatatttgttttctatATGTGAGCGTTGTGTTATAGGATAACAATCAAAAGTGGAAGACAAAAGACACTTATAAGCTGTGTAAGATTTGTAAATAATAGTGAATATGTAAGGTTACATAGGGCCTAGATTTAGCcggcattttgtttgtttttcatatttactaagctgtttttttgcttttttgtaaCATTATTATTAGGTCAGAAACTGaagattaattaaaatatgcTATCCAAATACACAACAGCTTCAGAATTCTTACGTATTTATAATGATTTTTGTTTAGCCAATTCGAAACATTATGCTGATAATGTTAAGGGTGTTAAACGGCGTTATATCCAAATACATATAAATTACTGTTCATCATAATCGAATACTGGGATACTGCGACTGCTTTCACTTCCTCTTTACAAGGTGGATTTTAAGTTTGGTAATTAATGGGTAATGAAGACATCAATGACAGATTGAATCAAATAGTGTTCTCAGGGAAATTAATCAGATGGGGATCACACTGTCCGAGATATATGTAATAGACGTTAGCCACCTTGAAATTCACATTGTTTTAAATAGGCTAATGAAtgttaaatgtctgcaaaatcgTACGTCCGGGGCTCAGCCAAAGGAAACGGTTGTCTCAAACTTTTACGTGACTAATGaactattacattttattgtgtgtgtgtgtgtgtgtgtgtgtgtgtgtgcgcgcgcgtaagagagagagagatacagagagaggcgAACAAAAATGTAGGCCTGCGCTACgttcaaaacaataaaagaaaataggCCAACTGAATATCTATTTACTTTTTTTCCACACAAGAGTCTGaatattgaaatacttttcgtttgctcttgtgtgtgcataagtgcgcatcttttttcttttgacaCACACCTCGGAAGAAATCTTGAAGTGACAATGATGCTTGGCTTGAATCTATAATTATGCTACTTGTGTGCATAAACTGAAAGACGAagtagcaaaaaaaaatgtattcaataatGCAAATAGGCTATTGTGAcagccaaaaaacaaacaaacaaacaaaaacaatcaccAAAAATGATGTTGTTTTAATTGCGGAAATTTGACGTTTTGGTTCATTCAAGCCCCCATTTTGAACAACCGGGCTGATTTTAAGTCCCTGCAATTCAACAGGGTTGTGTCTTGCGATTGCAGCACACAGTTGTGTATCAGAGGTTTTCGCTATGTCCAGTGCCGCTTTATTTGACCGCAGTGTCACAAATGGACCGGGGAATGTGCAGCCTAGACGAGGAAAAGACAGCCAACAGATCTCTGATTCCTACTCGCCTCCCATTGAGATTTATTCACTGGGACCCCCTTGCTAATCAATTGTTATTCATGGACGTTTTCTTGCATTAACAGCACAGATGTGGATTTGTGCGGTTCGGTCAAGCAGTCTAAATACGGGGAAGCGGGTTAAACTAATCAATCATGGTGACTAGCTTAGAGAGAAAATGCGTAAACCATATGGCACCAACGCTTCGCGACTTTTGCTCATGCCTGCCCCAGGTCCGAATCCCCTTGCGACAATCATTCTTTGAGTGCGTGTGAATAGGAAAGGCGTGTTCTATTGTCCCTAATTGAAGAAGGAGACACGAGGTGAAAAATGAAAGTCGCTGAAGGGACCAGTTTGTTTTGACGCCCGATGTTAAAGGACGAACGGGTCGATTCAGACGACGAAACACATTGAGAAGATAAAATTACACAACGTGGTAGCTCGTGTGGGACTTTACTTGGTGTGTTACTGAAATCTACATAGGTATAATCAACCTATTGACATGTATAGCAATCATCGGATTCTAAAAAAATGAACGCGCAAAACATCTGCAGCACTCCCAAATTGAGCGCAAATGTATGTCTATTCCAGCATCACACATTCCGCTTAAGgaaacaattatttaaataaacacattacCCTTTAACAATCTGTTtgcaattatatatttatttggacAAACTCCATTCATAAGGGCAAAACAAACGCTAGCGGTAAAAACAGACAAGTTTGAACTTAAAACGGACACATAAAATTCCTAATTACGCAGGCAGTTCGTCGTCTGGACATTTCGTTTAAAAAAGTGCCCTCCTCCTTTTTAATCCTGTAAACAACAGTGTAGAATACCCATTTGGCAACTGGTAGATTTGTTTTCGGTAGCAGCTACAAAAGCAACTAGTGCATTATTCAACGGTGTATCAAAAATACTAATTGCTCTATTCTCCTCATGAAGATATTGAAATACACTTAAATAATAAGTACACTTTGCAGTCTTGATCACGTGATTCGCCACAAATGCACAAAGTTCGGTTAGGCAACTGTTTCCACCTGCATTCTTTAGACAACTGTTGGAAGCATCTTGAATTAAATGCATGCCTCGAGCACTTTCCGGCTTTAATTGGAAACAAGGTTGCTTTATTTGCAatccattaaataaatacaaatgcagaaaatccttgatttatattacattatcaaAAGAAGCCATGTCCGTGCAGCTTTTGTAACAACCAGTCGTAGTGTAAAACGTGTTTCCTTTTTCAGTCGTCCACTTCAATTTCTTCGTCCTCTTCTGAGAACTCGTCCGTTGTTTGGCCTCTGGACGAAGACGGGGACTGAGAGAAGACTCCCCCGTGCGAGGACGGGGAAATACTGGGAGATATGACCTCCGAGTTACCTTTCGTGTCCTCAAGGTCTTCCATGGTAACTATATTTTGGAGAGTCTGCGGGGGAATTTTCTTGAGAGATTCGACGTCTGCTTTCATCTCTTCCAAGTCTCTCTTGAGCTTGGCCCGTCTGTTCTGGAACCACGTTATGACCTGGGCATTTGTGAGACCCAACTGCTGCGCTATCTGGTCTCTGTCAGCTGGGGACAAGTACTTTTGGTACAAAAAGCGCTTCTCAAGTTCGTAGATTTGATGGTTTGTGAAAGCTGTGCGGGACTTCCTTCTCTTTTTCGAGGCATGTCTCTGTCCAAACCCATTCACATACTCACGACCTTAAACGAAGGGAAACGAGATTTTGTAAATTTCCACATTTCAAAAGTTTTTAAACAAGCACCAATCACGCTATAGACTGcataaaatgtgtatatacacatacacccatattTGAAGTAATTTGGTACATTACGGCATCACcacagcattattattattattattattattattattattattattattattattattccacttCTTCTGCTTATGTACTTCGAGCTGCTGAAGCTAAATTTGAGGTAATTTGGtgagtatttttctttttggaaaaagTTACTTGATTTTGTAATACAGTGCTTCATTCTTGTTTGTCTGCTATAGACTAACATCCACAATTACAACCACAACTCTAGTAATTACAATTTTGTCGAGCGAAATAGTGAAAATACTACTGgtactactaatactaatactattgCTACATTTATAAAGCACTCTTAATGGTGTATACCAGAGTAGAAAGAAAGGTATGAGTAGAAAGACAAGGCCCATAATAGTCATGACAGTATTATCACAATTTGCCCATGCTACGATGATAAATTAGGCCTATACTTTATTTAGCTGTAGCCTGTGGAATTGCTTAACACATGCTGGAGGCCAAGTAAAGGTTTAGCAATATTTATACTATATGCAATATTGCTTTGGTGTTTGTAAGtaagcaaataataataataata
Encoded here:
- the LOC133131418 gene encoding transcription factor LBX2-like, with the translated sequence MTSTRDMKICSVLQSNGERRREALDQLPPPANSNKPLTPFSIEDILNKPSIKKSVAALCPPRTLEKVTGSSTARNCINSPSSPLCALEELASKTFKGLEVSVIQAAEGREYVNGFGQRHASKKRRKSRTAFTNHQIYELEKRFLYQKYLSPADRDQIAQQLGLTNAQVITWFQNRRAKLKRDLEEMKADVESLKKIPPQTLQNIVTMEDLEDTKGNSEVISPSISPSSHGGVFSQSPSSSRGQTTDEFSEEDEEIEVDD